The nucleotide sequence TTACACCGGGAACAAATATGAATATGCAGGCTTTGGATGAGGGAAAGAATAATTTCCTTATGTCTGTGGTTTATTTTGCCGGAATGTTCGGGCTTGCCGTCACCGACGTTACAACCGGAGATTTTTATCTTACGGAAGTCGAGAATTTAAGACTTTTATTGGATGAAATTTCCAGATATATGCCAAGTGAGATAATTGCCAATCCCGCATTTTTCCTGAGTGGAATAAACATCGATGATCTGCGTGAAAGATTAAAAATTACGCTTAACCAGCTTGATGAGAAATATTTTACCGATGAAAATTCAATAAAAGAAATTAAAAATCATTTTAATGTAGAGGATCTTTCTGAGCTTGAACTGGCTGACTTTGATATCGGTACGCATGCTGCAGGTGCACTTATCAGTTATCTTAAAGAAACACAGAAAACTGATCTGACAAACCTAACGAAAATTTCTCCATATAAGAGCGCTAATTACATGGTCATTGATTCTTCTACAAGAAGAAACCTTGAACTCACAGAGACATTACGAGAAAAAAATAAACGCGGAAGTCTCCTCTGGGTGCTTGATCACACAAAAACAGCTATGGGAGCGAGACTTTTAAGAAGCATGATAGAGCAGCCATTGATCGATGAGAATGAGATCAATGCAAGGCTGGATGCGGTAGAAGAGCTTACCAAAAGAATAATGGACAGAGATGAGATAAGAGAATATCTTGCTGCTGTTTATGATCTTGAAAGACTTTTGTGTAAGATCAGTTATGGTTCTGCAAATCCACGGGATCTTATCGCCTTAAAAGGTTCACTTAAGATGATGGCTCCGATCCGTGCTTTGACCGCGGATTTTGATTCTGATCTGCTTAAAAAGCTTTCAGAGAAAATTGATGCTTTAGAAGATATTTACCAGCTTATCGAAAATGCCATAGTTGATGATCCTCCGTTAGCTCAAAAAGAGGGCGGGATAATTAAAGACGGATATAACACGACTGTTGACGAGTTAAAAGATGCCGGAAGAAACGGTAAAAGATGGCTTGCCGAACTCGAAGAAAGAGAACGTGAAAAGACCGGAATAAAGAACCTTAAAGTCAAATTCAGCAAAGTTTTCGGTTATTCGATTGAAGTAACAAATTCTTATCTTTCGCTTGTTCCAAAAGATTACGTCAGAAAGCAGACCCTTGCCGGTGGGGAGCGTTATATTACGGATGAGCTTAAGAAAATGGAGGATACGATCCTTAATGCAGAAGACAGGCTTACATCGCTGGAATATGAACTTTTTTCGGAAGTAAGAAATATCATTGGAAATTCAATAGAGAGAATTCTTGATACAGCTAAGGCAGTAGCTATGGTAGATGTTCTCCAGTCTCTTTCTTACGTAGCTGATCATAATAATTTTGTAAGACCTAAAATAAATACTAAGGGCATTATTAATATTAAAAACGGACGTCATCCTGTGGTTGAAAAGATGATCTCAGGAAATTCCTTTGTCCCGAACGATGTCCTGCTTGATCAGAAGAAAAATATGATAGCGATCATTACCGGACCGAACATGGCTGGTAAGTCTACATATATGCGGCAATGCGCTCTTATAGTCCTTATGGCGGCAATTGGCTCATTTGTGCCGGCAGAGGCTGCGGATATATCTGTTGTAGACAGGATATTTACAAGAGTTGGAGCATCGGATGATCTTGCTTCCGGACAGTCTACGTTTATGGTAGAGATGTCAGAGGTTGCAAATATCTTGAGAAATGCTACGCCTAAAAGCCTGCTGATCCTTGATGAGATCGGAAGAGGAACGTCTACTTATGATGGACTGTCGATCGCATGGGCAGTTGTTGAGTATATTGCAAATACTTCAACAATAGGGGCAAAAACTCTTTTTGCAACCCATTATCATGAACTTACTGAGCTTGAGGGAAAAATTCCGTCGGTAAATAATTTCTGTTTTGCAGTCAAGGAAAATGGAGAGGATGTAGTATTTTTAAGGAAGATAGTCAGAGGCGGTGCTGATAAATCCTATGGAATCCATGTTGCCAAGCTTGCAGGAGTTCCTGCGGCTGTCATAGACAGGGCAAATGAAATAGTCTGGGAATTATCGGATAATGATATTGCCGCTAAAGTGAGATCGATTTCCGCATCTTCTACAAAGAAGGAACGCAAGCATAAAATGGATGAGGTGGATCTGAATCAGATGTCGTTTTTCGATACTATGAGCGATAATGACGTACTTAAAGAGCTTGAGGAGGCAGATATTTCACATATGACTCCGATGGATGCTCTTAATACGCTTTATAAGCTCCAAAATGAGTTGAAAAACCGGTGGAAGGCTGTTTGAGCTTGAATCGGGGATAAGGAGTAGAACTTGAGTGAGATAAAAGTTCTTGATGAAAAAACGATTGATAAGATTGCCGCGGGAGAGGTTGTTGAGAAACCTGCATCAGTGGTTAAAGAACTTGTAGAAAATGCAATCGATGCAGGAGCATGCAGTATATCGGTTGAAGTAAAAAATGGCGGAACGGATCTTATCAGGGTTAGTGATAACGGAGATGGAATAGTCAGAGATCAGGTTCGAACAGCCTTTTTACCGCATGCGACAAGTAAGCTAAGGAAAATCGAAGATCTTGAAACTATAGAAAGTCTTGGATTCAGAGGTGAGGCGCTTCCAAGTATTGCCTCGGTTTCACAGGTGGAACTGCTTACAAAGACGGTTGATGAGATAACCGGTGTAAGATACTGTATAGATGGCGGCACCGAGCAGTCATTTGATGAGGTCGGAGTACCGGATGGAACGACATTTATTGTAAGAAATCTATTTTTCAACACACCTGCAAGAAAAAAATTCTTAAAGACAGCAATGACTGAGACTGGCTATGTTACCGAGCTTGTGGAGCAGTTGGCTTTGCTGCGCCCGGACATAGCTTTTAAGTATACTGCAAATTCGTCAAATAAGCTTGTGACCAGCGGTAATGGGGATTTAAAAGAAGTTATATACAGGATTTATGGAAGAGATATAACATCTGCGCTTCTCGAGGTTGAAAAGGAAGAAGATGGAATGACAATCCATGGATTTATTGCAAAGCCTGTGATCGCCCGATCAAGCCGGAATATGGAGAATTATTTCGTAAATGGCCGATATGTGAAGGATAAGGTTATATCCAGAGCTATAGAAGACGGTTATTCAGGATTTATGATGCAGCATAAATTCCCTTTTACTGTTTTAAGCATCAATGTACCTACAGAACTTCTAGACGTAAATGTACACCCTAGAAAAATGGAGGTTAAGTTCGGTGAAAGTGAAAAAGTATATGATTTTATAAGAAATGCTGTTAAAGAATCACTTTCAGGACGTGAATTCATAAATAAATTTGATTTTGAAAAGACAAGTTCAAAAATAGCAGAGGCACCAAAAGCTCCCGAAAAGGCGCCCGAACCTTTTGAGAAAAAAGCATTCGGAAAACCTTTCAAAGAAACTGTTATTAAGCCTACAGTATTTCGAAATGATCTGATTAAAAAGGCTGTAAATAAAGAAGAAGGAGTGCAGAATGTTCTTAAGGAACCTGCATTAAATCTGATAATAGGCAGGAACGAAGATAAAGAGAATTCTGATAAAGGTATTGAGAGCGTAATTTCAAAAGAACTTAACTTTGAGATAGAAGATGATATAAATTATCCGTCAGAAAATAATGCCGCAGAACGCACAGAAAAGACTGAGGATAATATTTCGGATAATTTTGATCTTAATATATCAGAAAGCATATCTGAAAATAATGAAGCTGATAATAATGAATCTGATAAGGATGTTACATTTGTTGAAAAACCAAGGCAGATGAATCTTTTTGAGGACAAGATCCTTGATAAAAATAACGCAGATGAGTTTGAGATAATAGGTCAGATTTTTGATACTTACTGGATAGTTCAGTATCATGACAAGATGCTTATGATAGACCAGCATGCAGCGCATGAAAAGATCAACTATGAGCGTTTTATGAAAAAATTCGAAGAACGCAGGGTTGATAAGCAGATTTGCAGTCCGAGTGTGATCATTACGCTCGATGGC is from Lachnospiraceae bacterium C1.1 and encodes:
- the mutS gene encoding DNA mismatch repair protein MutS; translated protein: MMLHYIETKEKYPDCILFYRLGDFYEMFFDDALVVSKELEITLTGKSCGLDERAPMCGVPFHAVDAYLDKLVALGHKVAICEQLEDPKTTKNIVKRDVIRVVTPGTNMNMQALDEGKNNFLMSVVYFAGMFGLAVTDVTTGDFYLTEVENLRLLLDEISRYMPSEIIANPAFFLSGINIDDLRERLKITLNQLDEKYFTDENSIKEIKNHFNVEDLSELELADFDIGTHAAGALISYLKETQKTDLTNLTKISPYKSANYMVIDSSTRRNLELTETLREKNKRGSLLWVLDHTKTAMGARLLRSMIEQPLIDENEINARLDAVEELTKRIMDRDEIREYLAAVYDLERLLCKISYGSANPRDLIALKGSLKMMAPIRALTADFDSDLLKKLSEKIDALEDIYQLIENAIVDDPPLAQKEGGIIKDGYNTTVDELKDAGRNGKRWLAELEEREREKTGIKNLKVKFSKVFGYSIEVTNSYLSLVPKDYVRKQTLAGGERYITDELKKMEDTILNAEDRLTSLEYELFSEVRNIIGNSIERILDTAKAVAMVDVLQSLSYVADHNNFVRPKINTKGIINIKNGRHPVVEKMISGNSFVPNDVLLDQKKNMIAIITGPNMAGKSTYMRQCALIVLMAAIGSFVPAEAADISVVDRIFTRVGASDDLASGQSTFMVEMSEVANILRNATPKSLLILDEIGRGTSTYDGLSIAWAVVEYIANTSTIGAKTLFATHYHELTELEGKIPSVNNFCFAVKENGEDVVFLRKIVRGGADKSYGIHVAKLAGVPAAVIDRANEIVWELSDNDIAAKVRSISASSTKKERKHKMDEVDLNQMSFFDTMSDNDVLKELEEADISHMTPMDALNTLYKLQNELKNRWKAV
- the mutL gene encoding DNA mismatch repair endonuclease MutL; this translates as MSEIKVLDEKTIDKIAAGEVVEKPASVVKELVENAIDAGACSISVEVKNGGTDLIRVSDNGDGIVRDQVRTAFLPHATSKLRKIEDLETIESLGFRGEALPSIASVSQVELLTKTVDEITGVRYCIDGGTEQSFDEVGVPDGTTFIVRNLFFNTPARKKFLKTAMTETGYVTELVEQLALLRPDIAFKYTANSSNKLVTSGNGDLKEVIYRIYGRDITSALLEVEKEEDGMTIHGFIAKPVIARSSRNMENYFVNGRYVKDKVISRAIEDGYSGFMMQHKFPFTVLSINVPTELLDVNVHPRKMEVKFGESEKVYDFIRNAVKESLSGREFINKFDFEKTSSKIAEAPKAPEKAPEPFEKKAFGKPFKETVIKPTVFRNDLIKKAVNKEEGVQNVLKEPALNLIIGRNEDKENSDKGIESVISKELNFEIEDDINYPSENNAAERTEKTEDNISDNFDLNISESISENNEADNNESDKDVTFVEKPRQMNLFEDKILDKNNADEFEIIGQIFDTYWIVQYHDKMLMIDQHAAHEKINYERFMKKFEERRVDKQICSPSVIITLDGAHRNILERFMDRFEEMGFEIEPFGGNDFAIKAVPGDLYGLTEEEILISLLDELDDGIKVSEVSAIHDRIATMSCKAAVKGNMKLSREEAKMLIAELMELKDPYNCPHGRPTIIQMSKSELEKKFKRII